The genomic DNA ATTGTTGCATATTCGTTGTAGTTGTTTAAATATATATATTGTTTATAAATTATACCACTATTTTTATTTTATGGATAGAAATTACCTTAACTCTTTGCCATTTGTTGCACATCATTAATAATTCCTCTCACTGTCTCAGCATCGGGAGATTGAATACGCTGTAATATCTCTAAAGACTGCTGTAAATAGTCCAGTGCAGTGACAAAATCTCCTTTTTGATATGCTAATAAATGTCCCAACATAGCCAATGTCGTGGCTTTTCCTTGCACATTGCCTGTGCTTTCATCAATTTCTAAAACCTGTTGGTAGAGGGCGATCGCTTCTTCTATTTTCCCTGTGTTGGCGTAGATTATAGCTAAACAGTGCAAAGTAGCGGCTTTTCCTTGCACATTGCCTGTGCTTTCATCAATTTCTAAAACCTGTTGGTAGAGGGCGATCGCTTCCTCTATTTTTCCCATCTTGACGTAAATACGTCCTAATTCGTGCAAAGTCGCGGCTTTACCTTGGACATATCCAATACGTTCAGTGATTTCTAAAGACTGGTGAAAGAGGATAATCGCTTCCTCTATTTTTTCCGTATCCGCGTAGATCGTAGCTAAACAGTGCAAAGTCGCGGCTTTACCTTGGATATCCCCAATGCTTTCTTTGATTTCTAAAGACTGGTGGAAGAGGATGATCGCTTCCTCTATTTTTCCCGTATTGGTGTAGATGTAACCTAAATTGTGCAAAGTCACGGCTTTACCTTGGACATTGCCAATGCTCTCTTTGATTTTTAAGGACTGGTGGTAGAGAGCGATCGCTTCCTCTATTTTTCCCGTGTCCGCGTAGACACCAGCTAATTCGTGCAAAGTTGCGGCTTGACCTTGGACATTGCCAATGCTTTCATTGATTTCTAAAGACTGGTGGTAGAGAGCGATCGCTTCCTCTATTTTTCCTGTGTTAGCGTAGATGTAACCTAAACAGTGCAAAGTCGCGGCTTGACCTTGGATATCCCCAATGCTTTCATTGATTTCTAAAGACTGGTGGTAGAGAGCGATCGCTTCCTCTATTTTTCCCGTCTTGACGTAGATACGACCTAATTCGTGCAAAGTCGCGGCTTTACTTTGGATATCCCCAATGCTTTCAGTTATTTCTAAAGACTGGTGGTAGAGGGCGATCGCTTCCTCTATTTTTCCTGTTTTGGCGTAGATAAGGGCTAATTGGTGTAAAGTCGCGGCTTTACTTTGGATATCCCCAATGCTTTCTTTGATTTTTAAGGACTGGTGGTAAAGGGTAATCGCTTCCTCTATTTTTCCCGTATCCGCGTAGATGATAGCTAAGTTGTGAATAATTGTCGCTTTTTCTGTTTCCTCTGTTGCTGGACAGAGTTCTAATGCTTGTTGATAATGTTGGTGTGCTTGTTCAATTTCTCCAAGTTCTTTTTCAGAACGAGCTAGTTGATGCAAAATGCGATAGTCTTCAACTGTGTTTAAGGTGGATTTGCACAGATGCAAAGCTTCACGAAAACGACTTTTCTTCTTCCAATTACCTGCCAACGCTGATCCAACTATTGAAGCAATTTCCCCTTGTTTCCCCAATAACGCTAACCGATGAATTTCTAACCTTTCTTCCTCTGTCGAAGTTTCTGCTTCTTCCCACCACAGACGATACAACACCTCAGCCGCTTGTTGATACAAGGTTTCTATATTCGTGGGTAACTGCAAAGGCAAAATTCTCGGTACTCGCAACGACTCATCAGGACTAACTTCCAACAATCCCAAAGCCACCGACCGATTGATATAATTTTCCAAATTGGGGATACCTGCACAAACTGCGGTTAAAGCTTCTCTAGGTACTGGTAACTCAAACACCAAACCCAGCGTCAACATTTCCTGCATTATCTTATCCATTTGTTCCAGCAAGGCTTCAGCTAAAACCTGTTCTCGCAACTCCACCGCATCAACTTCCAACCGATTGAGAATTGCCACCACATCAACACTCTTATCCCCCCTCATCGCTTGCGGGGAGGGGGCTAGGGGGTGGGGTGATGCTTGCAAAATCTTATTCAACCATTCCAGCAACCGGGGATTACCATCAGCTAATCTCTTAGCTTGAGATTTCAAATTCTCATCTACCTGAGATTTTGCCCCAAAAGCCACAAGACGACTACACTTTTTTCTTAAATCTGCCCCCCGCATTCCTTCCAATGGTTGTTTATGGAAATACCGCAATTGGCTAAATTCAAATTCATAACGACAGGTGAGAATTAAGCGATGGTTGGTGTATGTTTCCCGAATTGCCCAAACTAAAGCTGTTAAAACCTCTACCGCTGATGTTTTCAGAACAAAGCTATCCTGACGAGGTTCTAAATTCACCTCAAAATCATCCAACACCAACAAAAACGGCTTTTCTCCAGCGTCCCACAACTGCTGAAATACCCGCTTGAATCTAAATCTCAATTCCTCATCAGGATTTTGTATCTGTTGGCGTTGTTCGTTATCATCCAACTTATCCACCAACCGACTAACTAAACTCGGTTCATCAATTCTTCCCACCCAAACTACACGCTGGAAATTCGGCAGTCGGTCACATAGTCTAGCTGCTACACTACTTTTACCTAAACCACCCATGCCATAAATTAATACCCCTATTTCTTCCGTTGATTGAGTCAACGTCCTTAAACAACTTTGCAACTGACGACGACGACCGACAAAACTCTCACGGGTGGGGACTTTTACCTTACCCGCACCATCTAAAAATTCCGTAGTCACAGATGGTGGTGGTGCTGGTTTCCTTCCCCTAGTCCGCAACGGTGTCACCAATTCTCCTGGTAAACTATCTGCTGCATATAATCGCAATAAATGCCAATCCCGCGCTTTGTTTTTGATTAATGTTTGATAGGTACTGGCAACCGCTTCGGTGATTTGTTTTCCTGCGGCTAATTCTCCATATAATGTCGCTGCTGCTTCTGTTGCATCAG from Okeanomitos corallinicola TIOX110 includes the following:
- a CDS encoding tetratricopeptide repeat protein, coding for MITLHIKLKLTTDDYAELRYFTDNPNHYQTRKLPLSQISDLIQIAERDYYVSSFAEDYAVTGKRLYDWLDGSDRWLQKLINQYQRQGIILAIATAEKLAHLPWEVLHDGKSFLVQKSIIPVRWVSSDSVKTLSVEKNPENRALQVLFMATSPQGVEPVLDYEAEEARILTATGRQPLALTVEESGCLSELGYLVDDYGEDYFDIFHITGHATITNGQPEFITETETGAAYYASAEDIKEALQFRIPKLIFLSGCRTGQAGSVDDNSGSVPSMAEELLKAGAKAVLGWGQKVLESDATEAAATLYGELAAGKQITEAVASTYQTLIKNKARDWHLLRLYAADSLPGELVTPLRTRGRKPAPPPSVTTEFLDGAGKVKVPTRESFVGRRRQLQSCLRTLTQSTEEIGVLIYGMGGLGKSSVAARLCDRLPNFQRVVWVGRIDEPSLVSRLVDKLDDNEQRQQIQNPDEELRFRFKRVFQQLWDAGEKPFLLVLDDFEVNLEPRQDSFVLKTSAVEVLTALVWAIRETYTNHRLILTCRYEFEFSQLRYFHKQPLEGMRGADLRKKCSRLVAFGAKSQVDENLKSQAKRLADGNPRLLEWLNKILQASPHPLAPSPQAMRGDKSVDVVAILNRLEVDAVELREQVLAEALLEQMDKIMQEMLTLGLVFELPVPREALTAVCAGIPNLENYINRSVALGLLEVSPDESLRVPRILPLQLPTNIETLYQQAAEVLYRLWWEEAETSTEEERLEIHRLALLGKQGEIASIVGSALAGNWKKKSRFREALHLCKSTLNTVEDYRILHQLARSEKELGEIEQAHQHYQQALELCPATEETEKATIIHNLAIIYADTGKIEEAITLYHQSLKIKESIGDIQSKAATLHQLALIYAKTGKIEEAIALYHQSLEITESIGDIQSKAATLHELGRIYVKTGKIEEAIALYHQSLEINESIGDIQGQAATLHCLGYIYANTGKIEEAIALYHQSLEINESIGNVQGQAATLHELAGVYADTGKIEEAIALYHQSLKIKESIGNVQGKAVTLHNLGYIYTNTGKIEEAIILFHQSLEIKESIGDIQGKAATLHCLATIYADTEKIEEAIILFHQSLEITERIGYVQGKAATLHELGRIYVKMGKIEEAIALYQQVLEIDESTGNVQGKAATLHCLAIIYANTGKIEEAIALYQQVLEIDESTGNVQGKATTLAMLGHLLAYQKGDFVTALDYLQQSLEILQRIQSPDAETVRGIINDVQQMAKS